A single region of the candidate division TA06 bacterium genome encodes:
- the icd gene encoding isocitrate dehydrogenase (NADP(+)) yields MGTKIKVQSGEMVIPDDPIIPFIEGDGIGPDIMRASMIVWNAAIEKAYKGKRKIEWKEIYAGGKALEVKKEWLPQETVDSILEYIVAIKGPLTTPVGGGFRSLNVTLRQVLDLYACVRPVRWYPGVASPMKHPELIDVIVFRENTEDVYAGIEWEMGSPEAKKIIDFIGKELGKKIRADSGIGIKPMSEFGSKRLVRKAIRHAIEQKRKSVTLVHKGNIMKYTEGAFKNWGYELALTEFRDFVITEDELFDMVKADDGVTTAYKEGAFTALRGGLPAGNQGGRIVMKDRIADQMFQQILLRPDEYDVLAMPNLNGDYMSDAAAAQVGGLGIAPGANIGDQVALFEATHGTAPKYRNQDKVNPGSLLLSGVMMLRYMDWQEAADLCEKGLSRSIQDKKVTYDLARQMEGVQPIKTSEFAKAIVERM; encoded by the coding sequence TTGGGAACGAAAATAAAAGTTCAGAGCGGGGAAATGGTCATCCCCGACGATCCGATTATTCCGTTCATCGAAGGCGATGGCATTGGACCGGATATAATGCGTGCCTCAATGATTGTGTGGAATGCCGCCATAGAGAAGGCTTATAAGGGCAAGCGCAAAATCGAATGGAAGGAAATTTATGCAGGAGGAAAAGCGCTCGAAGTTAAGAAAGAATGGCTCCCGCAGGAGACCGTTGATTCCATTCTTGAATATATTGTTGCTATCAAGGGTCCGTTGACTACTCCGGTCGGTGGAGGTTTTCGCAGCTTGAATGTTACATTGCGTCAGGTGCTTGACCTTTATGCCTGTGTGCGCCCCGTGCGATGGTATCCCGGTGTCGCTTCGCCGATGAAGCATCCGGAATTGATCGATGTCATCGTTTTCCGCGAAAATACGGAGGATGTTTATGCCGGTATAGAATGGGAAATGGGTTCGCCCGAAGCAAAGAAAATAATCGATTTCATCGGCAAGGAATTGGGCAAAAAGATACGCGCTGATTCGGGCATAGGCATAAAGCCTATGTCAGAATTCGGATCGAAGCGTTTGGTGCGAAAGGCAATAAGGCATGCCATCGAACAGAAACGGAAAAGCGTCACGCTTGTGCATAAAGGCAACATAATGAAATACACCGAGGGCGCTTTTAAGAATTGGGGATATGAACTTGCTCTGACCGAATTCCGTGATTTTGTGATTACCGAAGATGAACTCTTTGACATGGTCAAGGCGGATGATGGCGTGACGACAGCATATAAGGAAGGCGCCTTTACTGCTTTGCGCGGCGGGCTGCCCGCAGGAAATCAAGGCGGCAGAATCGTTATGAAAGACCGTATCGCCGACCAGATGTTCCAGCAAATTTTACTCCGTCCGGATGAATACGATGTTCTGGCGATGCCCAATTTGAACGGCGACTATATGTCCGATGCGGCGGCTGCGCAAGTTGGCGGGCTTGGCATCGCTCCCGGTGCAAATATTGGCGACCAGGTCGCACTCTTTGAAGCCACGCACGGCACTGCGCCAAAATATCGAAATCAGGATAAAGTCAATCCCGGTTCGCTTTTGCTTTCGGGTGTGATGATGCTTCGATATATGGATTGGCAGGAAGCCGCCGACCTCTGCGAAAAAGGACTCAGTCGCTCGATACAGGATAAGAAAGTAACATACGACCTCGCCCGGCAGATGGAGGGCGTGCAGCCAATAAAGACATCCGAGTTCGCAAAAGCGATAGTGGAAAGAATGTAA
- a CDS encoding tetratricopeptide repeat protein yields the protein MANNQREVMMNCKHCGKEISDEFWFCPWCGIAAKTETVEYYERESRHLRYLGKIRAAIDMCERASRICEPDAVLLRHQGDMHYLLGDMDKSIACYSRSIELEPDSADSYYGKGIALFRTGSPQKAIDDFTKTIKLNPEYAMAYYWLGIAYFHTGKFDAAEGGFLCFLDKSPKSAITRYYLGQIYLIKGENEKAIEQLQALQKVNSENAYIYYLLGKTYFRANKMFEAIDALKQAIRLNPEDKQAMDLLDQLLFVEEP from the coding sequence ATGGCTAATAACCAACGGGAGGTCATGATGAATTGCAAACATTGCGGAAAAGAGATTTCCGATGAATTCTGGTTTTGCCCCTGGTGCGGCATTGCTGCAAAAACCGAAACAGTGGAATACTATGAGAGGGAATCGAGGCATTTACGGTATCTTGGTAAAATTCGCGCTGCAATAGACATGTGCGAAAGGGCGAGCAGGATTTGCGAACCCGATGCGGTTTTGTTGAGACATCAAGGCGACATGCACTATTTGCTCGGCGATATGGACAAATCTATTGCCTGCTATTCGCGTTCAATCGAACTAGAGCCGGATTCAGCGGATTCCTACTATGGAAAGGGAATTGCGTTGTTTCGCACCGGATCTCCGCAGAAGGCAATTGATGATTTTACGAAAACTATCAAGCTAAATCCGGAATATGCAATGGCATATTACTGGCTCGGGATTGCATATTTTCACACGGGCAAGTTTGATGCAGCTGAAGGAGGTTTCCTGTGTTTTCTCGATAAAAGCCCAAAATCAGCTATAACCCGCTATTATCTTGGACAGATATATCTCATCAAGGGCGAGAATGAAAAAGCGATAGAGCAACTGCAGGCACTACAAAAAGTAAATAGCGAAAATGCCTACATATATTATCTACTCGGAAAGACTTACTTTCGAGCAAACAAAATGTTTGAAGCTATTGATGCATTGAAACAAGCAATTAGGCTAAATCCTGAAGATAAGCAGGCAATGGATTTGCTAGATCAGCTGCTCTTCGTTGAAGAGCCATAA
- a CDS encoding 3-isopropylmalate dehydratase large subunit: MGLTISEKIFSEHLGCESRAGQLVVPPVDVAMFQDGTGPLGVQELEKMNLVKAVNPKTRILFIDHASPSPRKELSNAHLMLRDFAKKTGAILSDSGEGICHQRLVEEYVSPGQIVVGADSHTCTAGALGAFATGMGSTDVALAFALGKTWFRIPQTFKFVIKGKISEGVYAKDVILHIIGKIGADGADYKAMEFAGDGAENLDLESRFTITNMAVEAGGKTGLFATDNKTKDYLVARGRGEKFRKIESDAEAHFENTYEFDLSKIEPTISLPHTVDNTKTTREAEKEGIALHQVVIGTCTNGRMSDLRIAAKILKGKKIHPDVRLIVIPASREIYIKAMDEGLLRIFVESGGAILSPGCGPCVGVHGGILGDGERVLSTQNRNFEGRMGNTQGFIFLGSPATAAASAIAGKIIDPRKYM; the protein is encoded by the coding sequence ATGGGTCTTACTATTTCGGAAAAAATCTTTTCTGAGCATCTTGGCTGCGAATCCCGGGCAGGACAGTTGGTTGTCCCGCCGGTTGATGTCGCCATGTTCCAGGATGGCACAGGACCGTTAGGCGTGCAGGAACTCGAAAAAATGAACCTTGTTAAAGCGGTCAATCCCAAAACGAGAATACTTTTCATTGACCATGCTTCGCCAAGCCCGCGAAAGGAGCTTTCTAACGCTCACTTGATGCTTCGTGATTTTGCCAAAAAGACGGGTGCAATCCTATCCGATTCCGGCGAAGGAATATGTCACCAGAGGCTTGTGGAGGAATATGTCAGCCCCGGTCAGATTGTAGTCGGGGCGGATTCTCATACTTGCACTGCCGGCGCTCTGGGCGCTTTTGCCACAGGCATGGGTTCGACAGATGTCGCCTTAGCATTTGCGCTCGGCAAAACATGGTTCCGCATACCACAGACATTTAAATTTGTCATCAAGGGCAAGATTTCCGAAGGCGTATATGCCAAGGACGTGATTTTGCATATCATTGGCAAAATCGGCGCCGATGGCGCAGATTATAAAGCAATGGAATTTGCCGGCGATGGCGCAGAAAACCTCGACCTGGAGTCCCGGTTTACCATAACCAATATGGCGGTAGAAGCGGGCGGCAAAACGGGTCTATTTGCGACCGATAACAAAACAAAAGATTATCTCGTTGCTCGCGGTCGCGGCGAAAAATTCCGAAAAATCGAATCAGACGCGGAGGCGCATTTTGAAAACACATACGAGTTTGATTTATCCAAAATAGAGCCGACGATCTCACTTCCGCATACTGTTGATAATACAAAAACTACCCGCGAAGCCGAAAAAGAAGGTATTGCGCTGCATCAGGTCGTCATCGGCACATGCACGAATGGAAGGATGTCCGACCTGCGAATAGCGGCGAAAATTCTTAAGGGAAAGAAAATCCATCCCGATGTGAGACTAATTGTCATTCCAGCATCGCGCGAGATTTACATCAAAGCGATGGACGAAGGGCTTTTGCGCATCTTTGTCGAATCCGGCGGCGCAATTTTGTCGCCCGGCTGCGGACCTTGTGTCGGTGTTCACGGGGGAATTCTCGGCGATGGCGAAAGAGTTCTGTCAACCCAGAATCGCAATTTCGAGGGGCGAATGGGCAACACGCAGGGATTTATCTTTCTCGGATCGCCCGCTACTGCTGCTGCGAGCGCAATCGCAGGAAAAATTATTGACCCGAGAAAATATATGTAA
- a CDS encoding 3-isopropylmalate dehydratase small subunit, protein MILKGKVHKFGDNISTDHIAPGRLFHLRTNLPELAKHVLEDAAPEFAKKVQPGDVIAGGRNFGLGSSREHAPRIIKLSGVSCVLAKSFARIFYRNSINVGLPVLEIDTDKFDVGDELEIDLGKGIVRDLTKNIELTATPLPPVMLKIIEEGGIEEHIKKHGDFAL, encoded by the coding sequence ATGATACTCAAAGGCAAAGTTCATAAATTTGGCGATAACATTTCTACCGACCACATCGCGCCGGGGAGGCTATTTCATTTGCGGACGAATCTTCCCGAACTTGCGAAGCATGTGCTCGAGGATGCCGCCCCGGAATTCGCAAAGAAAGTCCAGCCGGGAGATGTTATCGCCGGCGGCAGGAATTTCGGATTGGGCTCGTCTCGCGAACACGCACCGAGAATCATCAAACTTTCAGGAGTTTCCTGCGTTTTGGCGAAATCATTCGCCCGAATATTCTACAGAAATTCCATCAATGTCGGACTGCCGGTGCTGGAAATTGATACGGACAAATTCGATGTCGGCGATGAATTAGAAATTGACCTCGGAAAAGGCATTGTCCGTGACCTTACGAAAAATATCGAACTCACTGCGACACCGCTGCCGCCGGTAATGCTAAAGATTATCGAGGAAGGCGGAATAGAAGAACACATAAAGAAACATGGCGATTTTGCGCTCTGA